Proteins encoded in a region of the Terriglobales bacterium genome:
- a CDS encoding ABC transporter permease, whose translation MNIGEGIRIALHSLWANKLRSTLTLLGVVIGVAAVIAVVTFVNGINGYVATKIFNLGADVFIVSKISPVITSIDQLIEGEKRKDFTLDDYQAVLAGCIHCKYVGASINSFNGKVKYADQSSTDTMVRGMTPSMAPILDLDIVAGRMVNDIDLRNSSRVAVIGNDILEKLMPGLDPIGREIRVDGEVYTVIGLGKKEGKTLGQSRDNYVIMPITAWTRKYGSHNSIRIVAKSSGLGPQFETAMDESRAIMRSRRHDLPGAPDSFAVETNASFLGIWSNISGSFFIAMIAIAAISLVVGGIVIMNIMLVSVTERTREIGIRKALGARRNDVLRQFLIESSTMAIVGGFFGIALGVGVAKTVTLLIGMPSVIKLWAVAAGLLVSATVGIFFGVYPARRAANLEPIAALRFEL comes from the coding sequence ATGAATATTGGCGAAGGCATCCGTATTGCCCTGCACTCGTTATGGGCAAACAAGCTGCGCTCCACCCTGACCCTGCTCGGCGTCGTCATTGGCGTGGCGGCGGTAATCGCTGTCGTGACCTTCGTCAACGGCATTAACGGCTACGTCGCCACCAAGATCTTCAACTTGGGAGCCGATGTTTTCATTGTCAGCAAGATTTCTCCCGTCATCACCAGCATTGACCAGTTGATCGAGGGCGAGAAGCGCAAGGACTTTACGCTCGACGATTACCAGGCCGTGCTGGCCGGATGCATCCACTGCAAGTACGTCGGCGCCAGCATCAACAGCTTCAACGGCAAGGTGAAATACGCGGACCAGTCCAGTACCGACACCATGGTCCGCGGCATGACGCCGAGCATGGCGCCCATCCTCGACCTCGACATCGTCGCCGGGCGCATGGTCAACGACATTGACTTGAGAAACTCCTCGCGCGTCGCCGTAATCGGCAATGACATCCTGGAGAAACTCATGCCCGGGCTGGATCCGATCGGCCGTGAGATCCGTGTTGACGGCGAGGTCTACACCGTCATCGGGCTGGGAAAGAAAGAAGGGAAAACGCTGGGCCAGAGCCGGGACAATTACGTCATCATGCCGATTACCGCCTGGACCAGGAAATACGGCTCCCATAACAGCATTCGAATTGTGGCCAAATCCTCCGGCCTGGGGCCGCAGTTCGAAACCGCCATGGACGAGTCGCGCGCCATCATGCGCTCGCGCCGCCATGATTTGCCAGGTGCGCCCGATTCTTTTGCGGTCGAAACCAACGCCAGCTTCCTCGGCATCTGGTCGAACATCAGCGGAAGCTTCTTCATTGCGATGATTGCCATCGCCGCCATTTCCCTGGTCGTCGGCGGCATCGTCATCATGAACATCATGCTGGTTTCCGTGACCGAGCGCACGCGCGAGATCGGCATCCGCAAAGCGCTCGGCGCCCGCCGCAATGACGTCCTGCGGCAGTTCCTCATCGAGTCCAGCACGATGGCCATTGTGGGCGGCTTCTTCGGAATCGCGCTCGGCGTGGGCGTGGCCAAAACGGTGACTTTGCTGATCGGCATGCCTTCGGTCATCAAGCTGTGGGCGGTTGCCGCCGGCCTGCTGGTCTCCGCCACCGTCGGCATTTTCTTCGGAGTTTACCCGGCGCGGCGCGCCGCCAACCTGGAACCCATCGCCGCCCTGAGGTTTGAACTGTAG